GAAGCCGCTGTACGAGAAGAGAATTTCCGTAGTAAACCTTTTGAAAACGCCCGTCATCAAATTCGACTTCTATGGGAGGATATTCCTGCTTTAACTGTGCAAGTTTTTTCCGTATGGCGATTTCTCTTTCCGCTTCAGTAAGGGTTTCCGGAAGTTGAATATTGTCGCCGTCAATCGATTCTCCTTCACCAACCAGAATTTTTGGCGTTTGGTCATCATTGGGGCGTATAATTCTGCTATGGATAAACGCGAGCGCTTCTGACGCAGAATTGGGATCATCCGGGTCAATTTCGTCTGTGATAAATTTGAGTGCGTCGCGATATAATTCCACCCCTGATTTTTCTTTTTCTTCCAACTGCCTGGCCAGGTAATTGGAGTACACCAAAGATCCCGTGAGAATGATCCCGGCAAATCCATATATGATCAGACGGGTGAGCAGTCTTGTTTCAAATGAAAGCATGCTATTATTGTTTCAGCAAAGTTTCCAGCTTTTGCACTGATGTTTCCCAACTAAAATGGTTCTTTACGAAAGATACCCCTTTATTGCTTAAGGTCTGATGTAAATTTTTATCTCTATAAATGCGAATGACCTGCGCGGCAAAGGATTCTGCGGTGTCGGCAAGCAGGATTTCTGTATTTGTTTCTGCACCTATGGCGTTATTGACCAGCGGGGTTGTTACGCAGGGAATGCCCATAGCCATAGCCTCGAGGATTTTATTCTGCTGGCCGCTTCCCGTGAATAATGGCGCGACAAAAACTTCTCCCTGGGTATAGGCGTCTCTGATATCTTCAACCCAACCTGAAACAGAGACTCTGGGGTCTTTTTCCAATATCGTTACCCCTGAGGTGGGACGTGCTCCGGCCAATAATACCCTGGCATCAGGAATCTGTTTCCATATTTCGGGCATGATTTTCCGTACCAGAAACCGCGCTGCCGTGACATTGGGGAAATAGCCCAGGTTCCCGACAAATACTACAAGGTATTCTGGCTTTGGGGGCTTTTCCTTCCGGGAAAAATATTGCGTATCTATCCCGTTGGGGATAATGCTTACGCCTGCCTGGGCCTCCTCTGGCAACAACTGCCGGTCCTGCTCCGAAATAATGGTTCGCACACCCGATTGCCGGGAAGCATATATTTCTGCCTGTGATAATTTTTGGGCTTCCCACTTAAAAAATGGACGAAGCCAGGAGCTTGCATGTTCGGCCCGGCGATTCATACCTACCGAAAAACAATCCATATAATCCAGTATCAGCGGCAAATCCCAGTTTTGAGTATATGGATACATCCGTATCAACTGACAGAATACGGCATCGGGTTTTTCTGCTGCTAATATCCTATCGAGCTGTTTTTTTACTGATTGCCTGAAAAAATACCCTACCTGAAACGGATGACCGGAAAATATGGTCATGATCAGGTGCCAGATAATGCCGGGCCGTGTAAGTGGAAAGGTGAAGACCTGCGAGCAGAATGGTTTCAACGCTTCAAAATCTTCGTTACTTATCGACTGGTCTGTAAGTGAGCAAAGTACAATTTCGTGTTTCTGACTCAGCACCCGTATCTGATGATAGATACGAAGTTTGTCCCCTTTTTCAAGTGGATACGGAAATCGTGAGGTGAGAATCATCAGCTTCATACAGGGGCAATTTACGATTTTTACCCATGCAACGAATACAGATGACGTACGAATGCTTATCCTTCCAACTGAAGTTTGAGCAGGTTGCTGTATGCACCTGCCTGAAGTATGGAAAGCTCCTCATGTGAACCCGACTCGATAATTTTTCCTTCATTCAGCACATAGATCCGGTCCACCTGCCGGATTGTGGAAAGCCGGTGTGCAATGATAATGGTGGTACGGCCTTCCATCAGCTTATTGAGAGCGGACTGAACCAGGCTTTCAGACTCGGCGTCGAGTGAACTGGTGGCCTCATCGAGGATGAGGATGGCGGGATCTTTCAGTATCGCCCGGGCAATCGCAATGCGCTGCCGCTGGCCTCCTGATAGCTTGATGCCTCTTTCTCCTACAATGGTATCGAGTTTCTCCGGAAAACCCTGAATAAAGTCCCATGCATTGGCCTTGATTGCAGCGGCCATGATTTCTTCTTCTGTTGCATTCGGTCTGCCGTAGGCAATATTTTCCTTGATACTGCCGCCAAAAAGTATCACCTCCTGAGGTACGACGCCAAGGTTTTTGCGGAAAGCAGCCAGGTCATAGTCGTTGATACTTTTTCCGTCCACAAGAATCTGCCCGTTCTCCACCGGATAAAATCGCATCAATAGCTGGGTAACGGTAGATTTTCCTGCACCACTCTGCCCTACGAGGGCGATCTTTTCTCCCGCAGCAATGTCGAGGCTAAATGATTTTAATACAGCAACTTCGGGCCTCGCCGGATAAGAAAAGCCTACCTCGCGAAAGGCGATATTCCCTTCGATTTTTGCCGCAGCAGTTTCTTCTTCGGCTAGAATAAGCTCGGGCGTTTCACCCATGATCTCTCTGATTCGTTCGGAAGCGCCGATCGTTTTCTGTAGCTGGCCATAAAGATCTCCCATACCCGCAACAGAACCTCCGATGAAGGTTGTGTAGAGGATAAATGACACCAACTGGCCGATGGCAATTTCTCCTGAATTGATCATATGGGCGCCAAACCAGATGACGAGGATGATTCCGCCAAAGAGGGCCACGAAAATAAATGAGACAAACGCGCCGCGAAATACAGCTGCCCGTAGCGCTGTACGCACAACTTTCCCGAGGGCAGTTTTATATTTTATGGTTTCAAGCAACTCATTGGCGAAGGCTTTGACGATCGAAACAGACTGAAAAGTCTCTTCGACAATGGTATTGGACTCGGCGAGAAGATCTTGTGTGGATTTGGAAAGCTTGCGGATATATCTTCCAAATATCAGGGCGGCAACGATGATCAGCGGAAAAGTGCCCATCATAAAGAGCGTAAGTTTGGTTGATATCATTACGACCAGAATCACGACTCCTATAACAAAAGTCAGAATCTGCCGCAGAAACTCTGCCAAAGAAAAAGACAACATATCCTGAAGCTGGGACACATCCGCGGAAATGCGGCTATTAAGTTCACCGACACGACGCTGCTCAAAGAAAGGAATCGGGAGGGTGATAATCCTTCGGTAAAGATCAAGCCTGATATCGGCCATGGCACGCTCACTTACCTGGGCAAAGAGAAATATTCTCAGGAAAGAAAAAATTGCCTGAATACTGAGAATACCGGCGAGTATAAGTGCTGTATAATTGATTTTGCTTTCAGAGAGTTTTACCCCTGCCTCCGGCGGTGCGATGGCTTTATCAAGATCTTCCCGGGATATTTTTTCTCCGGCTTCCGCAGATTTCCGGAGTGTCTCTATTTGCTGGCGCACCTGGGCATTGTCGGTTTCCCGTGCGTTGAGCAGCTTGTCTATGTCCGCTTCTGATAGTTCGCCTCCAAGCAGTACTTCTTTTTGGAGTTCAGGCAGAACCACATCCGCCATAAACCGCGGCTTGGCTGCATCGACCAGTTCTCCCAAAAAATAAGGGAATGTCAGTGTCGCACCCGTAGAAAGCAGCAGAAAAAACAATCCCAAAACAAAATACCAGCGATAGGGAAGTATATAGCGGTATATACCCGTCAGCTTCTTGAGCCCTTCTTTGGTAATTTTCTTTTTTTCAACTTCTTCATTCTTCATAATATCCGCCATAATCCGAATCGTCATCATCTGAAGGCATGTTCAGCATGCCACTCAGCAAGTCTTTAAATTGTGAGCCGGAATCAATACCCTGTTTTCCGACAAGAGAATATTCTGCCAACCCATGAAGGACGAATTCCATGAGGAAATATTTTTTTTCTTCTGAAGTTTTTGGATGGGTATCCCTGACCAGTTTTTCAAGTCCGGGAATAGACTTTAGCCTTTCTCTATATTGTTTTTCATTGAGATCAGCGGGGAGATCGAGAACCTGGCCGCGACCAAACCAGCGGGTGATTTCGCGGTAAGGATTGTTGTTATCGTTTCTTTTGAGTTTTTCCGGGTTGGGGAAATAGCGGGCAAATGTAACCCTGATAGCCTTATTGATCAGCTTTTGTGCGACAATAGCCGGCCCTTCCTGTTCGCCTTCATATACGAGCTCAATTTTCCCGGTGATGGCAGGCACAACTCCCACGAGATCGCCCACACGCGTATAACCTTTGGGTTCATTGTTGATAATGATTCGCCTTTCTACTGAGCTGTGAAGGTTTTCATAGGCGGTGATGGTCAACCTGGCGGATACGCCGCTTTTCTCATCTACAAACTCACTGGACCGGGCCTCGATGGCTACCTGCTCAACCAATTCAGCGCAGATATCTTCAATGACTACCGTTGCTTTTTGTTGTTGGGGAATACGGGCTTCCTGGCGGGTAATCTGCTGAGAAAGTTCCAGCGATTTGGGGTAGTGAGTCAGAATCTGGCTTTCGATCCGGTCTTTGAGCGGAGTCACGATGCTTCCCCGGTTGGTATAATCTTCGGGGTTGGCAGTAAAGATAAACTGTACATCCAGCGGAAGTCTCAGCTTAAAACCCCTGATC
The DNA window shown above is from Bacteroidia bacterium and carries:
- a CDS encoding glycosyltransferase, whose translation is MKLMILTSRFPYPLEKGDKLRIYHQIRVLSQKHEIVLCSLTDQSISNEDFEALKPFCSQVFTFPLTRPGIIWHLIMTIFSGHPFQVGYFFRQSVKKQLDRILAAEKPDAVFCQLIRMYPYTQNWDLPLILDYMDCFSVGMNRRAEHASSWLRPFFKWEAQKLSQAEIYASRQSGVRTIISEQDRQLLPEEAQAGVSIIPNGIDTQYFSRKEKPPKPEYLVVFVGNLGYFPNVTAARFLVRKIMPEIWKQIPDARVLLAGARPTSGVTILEKDPRVSVSGWVEDIRDAYTQGEVFVAPLFTGSGQQNKILEAMAMGIPCVTTPLVNNAIGAETNTEILLADTAESFAAQVIRIYRDKNLHQTLSNKGVSFVKNHFSWETSVQKLETLLKQ
- a CDS encoding ABC transporter transmembrane domain-containing protein, with protein sequence MMTIRIMADIMKNEEVEKKKITKEGLKKLTGIYRYILPYRWYFVLGLFFLLLSTGATLTFPYFLGELVDAAKPRFMADVVLPELQKEVLLGGELSEADIDKLLNARETDNAQVRQQIETLRKSAEAGEKISREDLDKAIAPPEAGVKLSESKINYTALILAGILSIQAIFSFLRIFLFAQVSERAMADIRLDLYRRIITLPIPFFEQRRVGELNSRISADVSQLQDMLSFSLAEFLRQILTFVIGVVILVVMISTKLTLFMMGTFPLIIVAALIFGRYIRKLSKSTQDLLAESNTIVEETFQSVSIVKAFANELLETIKYKTALGKVVRTALRAAVFRGAFVSFIFVALFGGIILVIWFGAHMINSGEIAIGQLVSFILYTTFIGGSVAGMGDLYGQLQKTIGASERIREIMGETPELILAEEETAAAKIEGNIAFREVGFSYPARPEVAVLKSFSLDIAAGEKIALVGQSGAGKSTVTQLLMRFYPVENGQILVDGKSINDYDLAAFRKNLGVVPQEVILFGGSIKENIAYGRPNATEEEIMAAAIKANAWDFIQGFPEKLDTIVGERGIKLSGGQRQRIAIARAILKDPAILILDEATSSLDAESESLVQSALNKLMEGRTTIIIAHRLSTIRQVDRIYVLNEGKIIESGSHEELSILQAGAYSNLLKLQLEG
- a CDS encoding sigma 54-interacting transcriptional regulator, coding for MTDHSIPTHIKTLGELKAYGYTPKSIKDELRDNLIIALRNGSDIFKGIVGYEETVIPDMQRAILSRHNMILLGLRGQAKTRIARQMTDLLDEYIPVIAGSELNDDPFQPLSRFGRDIVAVKGDETPIEWMHRSERYTEKLATPDVTVADLIGDVDPIKAATMKLPYSDERVIHYGLIPRAHRGIYVINELPDLQPRIQVALFNILQEGDIQIRGFKLRLPLDVQFIFTANPEDYTNRGSIVTPLKDRIESQILTHYPKSLELSQQITRQEARIPQQQKATVVIEDICAELVEQVAIEARSSEFVDEKSGVSARLTITAYENLHSSVERRIIINNEPKGYTRVGDLVGVVPAITGKIELVYEGEQEGPAIVAQKLINKAIRVTFARYFPNPEKLKRNDNNNPYREITRWFGRGQVLDLPADLNEKQYRERLKSIPGLEKLVRDTHPKTSEEKKYFLMEFVLHGLAEYSLVGKQGIDSGSQFKDLLSGMLNMPSDDDDSDYGGYYEE